Genomic window (Musa acuminata AAA Group cultivar baxijiao chromosome BXJ1-9, Cavendish_Baxijiao_AAA, whole genome shotgun sequence):
AGTAAATTGTGATTTATGATTAAAGCCTCTTTTTAACATCACATGGAGAAAACCAAATAAAATTTGGCAGCAAACTTTTGGTATCAGCAAGCCTCCATTGCCTATATATACCAAGCTGGAGAAGTATTACTTCTTTTCAGGAATTGATGGAAATTCTGATACATCAAAAATTAGATATTAGTTTGCATACTCCTGCAGGTGGTTAAAGAAACACTGTTAGACTAGCCTACAAGCTTTGAAATCTACATAACAATCTTCACAAGAAGTTGCAAAAAATTATTTGTGTTCTTGGAATACCTAACATCTCCTTCAATGTAGTGAGAAGAGGGTAAAAGTAGTGAATTTTGTAAACTTCTCCCTCCATATAGCAACTTTTATCTGCTAAATGAATATTTGTTCCACAAATTTTTTTCGCTTCTGATATTTGAAAAGCATGCTTTTGTTTATGGAATGAAAATGTTCTAATAGTCTTCCACGATATACAGTGTAATTCCTTATAAACAAAGGTGGCCTCAAATAACATTGCAACAGATTCCTACAAATGAAATGTTCTTACAATGCTGGCTTCCATGCGGAAATGCCGTTTCTCTAAGTTAATTAAACTCCTCACCAATGGTAAATGGGTCTGTTATGGTAGTTTGATTCATACTGATTAAAATACCCTGGAAtatagttatttttaatttacttttcgaatattttagtttttttcttatataaaatctttaggcatgtgttattttattatttttctttttacctTCTCTTTTTTTACATCAAATGGTATACACGATACTTACATATGACTCGAACATGAGAATCATCAATTGTGTAATAATATATTAGTattaacattattattatttttttctctcataATTCCTTGTTTATCGACTCCTCTCTTTTTATCGTTCCTTCATCGTTATTTTTTACCTTCTTCTACCACCTCATTAATGTGCCATTgagtttgaatttttttattatttcttcatcAAATATCTTGAATTATTCTTGAACAGAGGTATTTcacaattatatttttcataattttatatcacaatTTCTTATGTAATATCCATGTATAATTAATTctcgaaatattttatatttaatatacggTCTGATCAAAGAAAGACCGGAGACCTGATCGGTTGATATCCTTCATTTCTGTTCCAAAGCCCTAAATTGGTGATCCGGATCTGATAACTCTGTCTGATTGCTATCTTTCGGTGTCAGCCGTCCGATCAGTACCACAAGAGACTTGGAGAGGATCCCAAGCCGAGGGTGTGAGTCGGCCCTGTACGCCACGACACACGGTCCCGCTGGCATGAGTTGCCTACCCTATATGTATGACGTCACGGATTTGAACATGACGTGAGACGTGTGGGGTTGTGATGTGACCGAGGATGTTTCCTGATTTCGTCGAGACAGGCAGACGACCTCCAACCTCGTCTATTTTTCTTCCTCCGGAAACCTAAATCCTTTTCTCCGCTCGGCTGAGCCTTTCTTTTCGCTTCGATTGCGAAGGTTTTGTTTTCGGAGATTTATCCGAAGACAAGCAAAAATCCCCGGTTGCAATTCAATCTTCTGGCAACACCCCTTACCTGTTGATTCGAGCCGATTTCTTCTTTTCTTAATCTGCCTGTTCCCAAGTACCAAATGGGGAAAAACCAGGCTTACAAAGCGATGCAAAGGGCGAGGCTGGGGTCGTCCTCCGCAGGACCGGAGGAGATCGAAGACGGAATGGTTTGTACCATTTCATACCATCCTTTTTTTCAGTGTTTTTGTTCCTACTGCTTAAAAAATTGATTGTGCAAGAGGATTGTGATTGTTTAGATCGAGGTTGAGCgtccctcctccccctcccctttCATTGGAGGAACcgattcttttttctctctttttggcCCTTCTGTATGAGACTCAAGTTGCCATTTTTCATCTTGTAGTTTGCTTCAACAGTTTTATCTGAATCTTTGACATCGTAAAGTTGTGATCTTCCTGTGTTTTTTTAGTAGTTCATTTGGATAATTCGTTTGGTATTTTAATTGTTTCTTTTGGTTGTTTTGCGGGTAAAAATATGATTCGATGGCAATAGTTGGTTATGGTGTCAACTTTTGCAGCTGTTGAGACGAAAAGCAGGACTTCAAGCTGTAGTgttttgaaagttttgatgcattTAGCAGCATAAGGGTAGCATGTATTTTGGAGCGAATCCCTTAGCTAATCGGTCTACATGTTAGTAGTGTGCTTTGGTTTACATAAGGGCTTAAGAGTGTCAATTTTTTTCCTCAACTTCACTTGATTAGTGTATACAGGTTTTAAAAATCACATTAatagtgtgatttttcaatggaaCAGACATAAGACTTAAGGCCACTTCAACTGAAGTCCATTTTGGTGAATGAACAGCCCTTAGTGGAAGTTAATTGCATCTATAACGTCTTTTCTATGGTTGATCATATTCAGTAAGTGCAAAAATTTGAGGCTTAAATCGTATCTGTATTAATTTTGCAGTATTTATGCTTGTGGACCTTTTTTCTCCTTGTTGCTGGGTAAAGACATGAATTGTACATTTTTTTTGTAAGAATGATTCTTCCACCGACAATTACTTTGTCAGTAATGTGCAATCATTGGTAACATCCCTAAATTGCTTCTGTTTAGTAGTCTTGTGGTTATGTAGTTCTCTTACGGTTTTACATTTTTGCTTTCCTTTGATCAAGACATACCTTTGAAGTAGCATGTCTTTGCTTATTGTTTAATACAATTGGATTATTACTAATGAGGACCATCGCAGACGGATGGTTCATTTCATTCACCAGAGTGGCATGCTGCTCGTTTAGCAAGCCTAAAAACATCCCACACCATAACATGGGAAGAGTTCAAGAGGAAACAGAAGGTAAGACATTGTCAACAGGACTACTGCAGTTTCTTAAGCAGTAAACAAAACATACATTTCTCAATTCTTTCTTCATGTTGTGTTTATTATCTTTTAATGATATGTTTGGGGTGCATTTTTGAGGGAACCTTTTTCTATTTGTGTGTTAATTATTATCTTTTGATCTCACATGTATACAAAATTTCTGTTTTTTGATGTGTGTATACAGTATGTATATTAGTTTGCTTTGGTAAGTGTAAACTTTGGAAGTATCTTATGTTTCATGTATGTTTTTTTAGTACATTTCTTACTGTATTCAACAATTTGACTGTTTTGAGATAATTTTGTCTCATCTCATCAATGTCTACAAAATTTGCCCATGTTCTTTCATTCTACTGAAAATGAACTCTGTTTCAAAATTTTTGACCAGTGAGGAGTCATGATGCCCATTTTACACAAAGATTATTCAATATTTTTATGACCATATTGAACATCAAGGCTTATTTTGAAGGCTCCAAATTTAGGAAATAATATGACTGCTAAAATGTTGCAGTAACTGCTGGTAAACCTTCTGATTTTTAAGACCACTAGAAATCTCCAAGGGCCTTGTGACTTAGATTGGTTTTAAATTGTTTGTGAACTCCGTTGGTTTTGTCCCGAGAGGATTTCTGCTACAAATTATTATGTAGCTTTAAGATTTAACTTTATGATCGACCAAGACTATCTGTGACATCTTTTTTGTCATTGTGAACTAGAACTCAAATGGTTTAATGGATGTTTGACATGGTAGACATGGTTATTTAGGGCTTTCCTATTGCTTTATTGATTTAACACAGGGAGTTTATATTTGTTTGCCTGTATGGGTTTGTATGGAAAATCAACATTACTAAAGATCTGTGTATCTGAAGTATCCGTGAACAAGCCTTTGTTATATTTCATGATTGTTTATCCATTAGACTCCATCTTTGTctttattattattgagatagcTGGTATAATGTTAAGATATACCTCTCCTAACAAAGGCTTCTCTCCTTATAGGTAAAGAACTTTCTCCAACTGTGGACATTTGGGACTAAGATCTTAATTGAACTAGGATTGTTATATTATTGAAATTTGAAATTACTGTTAAATTAGAAAAAGCATCCTTCTTGTCTGTTCAGCATGCTGCAAGTGCCCATATTTTAAGCTAAATAAGAAGATAAGTGCGAGAAAAGTAGGAATGCCCAGGAGATCTCTTCTTGAGCTGGACTTGGACCTCTATGTTAGCATTCCCAGTCTACTTCAAAGCTATAGTGGTTAACCAGGGATTTTTGCATGCTATACAAAACAACCTGGGGGTGATTCGGCCTCCTTGAAATCTCTCTATTACAATATCTTCTTTGTTTCTCATTTCCCTCTGTAAAATGTTCCTTCTCAACCTTCACTATGAATTTGTTTTATTGCTCACTAATTTATTGATTGATTATctgttagctttttttttttggttactcGTACTCCTACAATCTCCCATGATTTAAATTTGTGATAACCATACGTGTTTCTAATAACATACACCAAAAACagaagtaactaaaatcttattcCATTGAGTAATCTATGGGTCAAGTCACCTTTTGTTGAATCCCGATAAGACCTCTTAGTTTAGCTCATTTAGGCTGTAAAATTAATCAAACCCCATTTTGATCCTCATGCTGTAATGAAATGAGGACAAAATGATTCTATAAGAATTGACAATGCATAGGTTGAGAGTCAGATGTAACTTAATATGACTCAAACTAATAACTAAGTCTACAATGATTCCAACATAAATATGGTCTGCACTAGATATGTCAGAAAGAGTTCAAGCTTCTTTACATTATAAAGCTCCTACCTTACCATAACTTGATAGGCAATTTCTTTCCTTTGTATGTCATTAATGTTCGACTCAAAACTTGTTATAGTATCCATCTTAATAATTTCTCCCGCAATTTAAAATCCTGATGGTGTTTCTTCTGGTAATGTGATATTTTGTTTATGGTTTTAGGAAGATGAACTCAGAAGAGATGAGCTTGAGGCTGATAAGGATAGAATGATGAGAGAATACAGAGCTCAGCTAGATGCTGAAAGGGCCCGGAAGCTGTCCCTTGGAAAAAATCACTCTGCCAGCAAGTCACATAAAAAAAAGGGTATATACATGTGGTTTAATGTTATGGTCTGGACTCTGTTGTCTTGATTTCGTATGCTCTCTTTGTCTTGAGTAATAATTAAACGGTCTTTGTCAATGATATTCATTTTTCTTCACTTTGCACATTTTTGAGAAATGCAATTGCTATTTTGTTGTCATAATGCAGACAGGAAGGACAAGGATTCCAAGAAACGAAGTAGCAGAAAGAGAAAGGTACTTCTGATCCTATTTCACTTTTCTAGGTACTGCATGTGCAAGTGTACTTTGCTATTATTTACAGAATTTTTCATTTTCTCTTCCAATTGATATCAACTAAGATTATGCATCCTGGCCCTTGGAATGATGCTTATACATCATTCCAAGTGTATGCATCGAAACTTCTAAGAACTTGCAGACAACATGAGCTAAGTTGAAAACTTCCACAAACTTTACTTCATTTTCTGAAAAACAATTGATACTTATACATGCATATTTGAGAAGTATAGAAATATCCAGAAGTTATGCAGGGTTCATTCTTGTGGTTAAATATGATATGTGGTCTTGATGTTCTGTACTGCCCTATGGTCTGTTTTACGACATCCAATCGCCAATGTTCTATGTGTTTTGTACTTGGGATTTAGGTTATCCACTATGATAACATATTGATGCTTGATATCATGTTGCATTTCTTATTTCGTTTGCCTGGCAATTGTTTTGATAATTCTGGTATGTTAAAAGGAGTTACATATATCTTGCAATAAAATCTTTGCAAGAATTTACTAGGAATAACTGACCATACAAGAAAGGGTATTTCTCAGTCTACAATCTAGATTGATGCTGATTCTGCTGAAAGGgattatgcatattttattttGGAACGAACATGTTGTTTTGTTTCAGTTTATAGAATCCATTTGTGGAACCAATAGCTACAAAATTTTGGTTAGGAATGTGTTGCTGGTCAAACATACTTTTTGTTTTACTATAAGCTTGTGGTGTGTGCTTTCCTATTAGTGTATTGCTTAGTGAGTGATAGAAATTACATTGAGAAGGAATCTTACTCTTTTCTTCCAGTCCATTATTTTTACTATCATAGTATCATGCTCATCATTTTTTATCAAGATTCCAGGTCATCCTTGATTTTTCTGTCACCAATTCGTATGATCTGCAGTATAACCACTACTGTTTGTTGACTTTTCTGCCTCGGTCCAATTTTGATAGCAGAAAATATCATCCGAGTCAAGTTCCTCTAGTTCATCCTCCGAATCTTCAAGCGGTGATGATGACTATGAAGATGATGAAAGGGAATCAAGGAAATCAAGGTCCAAGAGatcaaagaagaaaaggaagcacAAGTCAAGGGTCAAACACTCTAGCAGCGACAGTGACAGCAACAAGAATGGCGGCCCAGTGCCATTATCAAAGTTCTTCGGAAGTGTCAAGAGATAGGTAGACCTTGTGCTGTGGGTTAGAAACGGCTCCACTCCATCTGAAATGGTGGTGATTCTGGTTACAAACTTGGATTACCGAGTTCTAATTATGCTGCTTAGAAAATATTATGCAACATTCATGCTGTTGGTGATTGGGAGTTCTCGAGAAGTTGCCCTGCGAGGATAACTCAGCATAATCCTGCCCAAGTATTTGTTATGAATCCATTTCTGCGCATGATCTGTTGCATCCTGAAAGCAGTGTCTTCTGCATTCAAGATGTTGTGGAGGCTTTGACCAGTTGATAATGCAGCAACCAATCATGGCAATGCTGCCAATTGCATGGATTGCATCACCTGGATGAATCATCAGAGATTTGGAGCATATTCATCAAGAAACTCTGACCATACGTTTGTAATGTTGTTTGAAGGAGGGAAAAAAGGTATAAATTCCAtgtttttattatctaaataagacatcttaaaaattgatttttgaaaagatcaaaatattcttagatcttatttattatcgaaaaatatttgatttttttcataAGGACAATTAggattttctattttaagaagaaaaaaaatctattatatTCCATGATGAGATGATGTCAATTTTTTCCTTATCATCCTATTTCATTATATTATGATAATCATTTAATAGtgttatctatttttttttatatttttattataatacatCATTATAATTTTATCCACCGTTGATCAAATGATTCGAAACAGCAATACGTGTGTTAATATTTGTTGTGATATTGGATTTTATCAAGCGTTGGTTGTAAGCCGCAATCCACAATTTGATCAAACGGCTACGATCGCCTGACAGCTTGACAGAATATGAAAGAAGAAGTCGATTGAATCGGACCAATCGTATTCATGCCGTCACAGTCTAATAATAAATGTCATCGCTTCCGTCGTGGCGGGCACCAATTGAACGGTCGAGATCGAACTGAGCGGTCATCAGAGCTGCACGTGGATCGCGCCTATTACAGCTCACGGTGAAGCAGACATTTAAACCGGATCTCAGGCCGGCTCTTTCGAATCCCCGATTGAACCGGGTCCAAAAGAAAAGAGTGAGTCCACTGCCTTAATCCACGAGAGATTCCCGAAGCCGTCCGGTCCGGTTCGAATAGACCGGGACGGCATGTCCCTCCACGTGTTTCCCCTTCCCGTACCCGTGAAAATTCCGTGGCCATCATCTATAAAATGAAACCTCGGCGACGGCCTTTTGGACTCGGGAAGGGCGTGCGATCTGCGGCCCCAATTCGGTTCTGCGGTAAATCGATCCTTATGTGATATTGTCTTACTTTTATTTCCTGCAATTCTTCCTCAACTTCTTGAATTCGGTTTGTTGGGATCGATTACTTGTCGGGTTTCTTCTTGTTGGGTTTTCTAGATCTGCGGTCATCGGAATCTGGTGGACCGAAGTCATCCGCTCCTGTGGCAGAAGGTTTTGTTCTCGATGGGTAGCGCGGAGCTGACGACCGAGGAGGTTGGTGACCTGAGATCGGGCTTTGATCTGTCCTTGCGCTATCATTTTAATTCTTTTGATGCATATGCCATTTTAGGTTTGTATTGATGATTGTTTGACTACGATGCTCAAGGCCGTGGATTGATTTTTGGGATTGATCGTGGGTGTCCGGTGCATACTGATAATTAGATGACGTTGTTTGGCCTACCATCTGggtaaaaagaaaaagacaaagaaACAATATATGTCAGTGTTAGAAACAAAGAATTGATCGAGTTAATTGAAGTTCTTGTCAAATTATTATTTCTTGCTGTCATCCTTCTCAAATATCATTGGTGCGTGTTCTTGGCTTCATTAAGTTTGCAATTAGAAGCACCTTTCTGACCtatacaattttttttcttgGGATTTCGTTTAATGGCTGTCGATGAATGATCATAGGCATAGACTGCGATAAGCGTTttctttaattcttttttttttctagtgcTTCCAAGTGAGCAACAAAATCAGATTCATGGTGAGAACTGAGAAATGTAGGTGATAATGGTTGCAATATGTGGGAAGCCAATGTGGAAAAACCTAGGCTGCTGTTCTGATAGGTGGTTTTTCAACATTTATAAACTGACTGGAGTAACTAGTAAGAGGATGAGACTGTTTAGAAGTACGAGCAATAGGAAAGCATGTTCTGCGGGTAAACTAGCAGGGGAAGAGGACAAAGGAGGAAGACTATGATAAGGACAAGGGAGGAGGACTATGGTAGCACTATGATGGCTGGTGATGCAGAGAAGATGAATAGAGGCTGGCTTTGACCTACAATATCCTACTTTGTTAATCTACATCGTTCCAACATTGAGATCAATTTATAGCTCATGATACAAGATGACATGGACATCAGCAATTCCCAGACATAGATCTGActatttggatttgattatggATCTTTTCCACATTTGAGTTCTTTTAAGGACATAAATACTAGTCAAACTTTAACAGACACTGAATCACTTCTTACTTTTTTCACTAAATTTTTATTACGTCATCTTCTACCTCACCCTGTgctattaatataaattaatttatttgtCTGATTGGTGTATCTATAGGTCTCCTTTGGATGTGTTTATACTTTATACCACCTTCAATATATCCTTTTCAATTTATACTTTATCAGAATTAATATTAATCATTATTATCGTAAACATttcttgttttaatttttttagttacCCTGCATCTCCAACTTAGCATCCTCATTTTCATTGACACTTATTTTTGGTGAAATGTTTCTTAATTGTCTAACATTACATTCCATGAAATAGCTCATCTTACAATGAAGGATTTATTCTCCAATAGAAGGGTATATCAACTGGCAGATGGAACAATTTGGTTGGTGTGACAATGTAATATGAAGGAAAGAACAAAAATATTATGTGATCAAATTTCTTTTTCCAATTAAAACTATGCATATACACAGAACAAACCTTGTTCTGCATGTCATGTAATCCAGCACCAGAAGCAGATTTACAACAAAAAGGCATCGTAAATATAACACTATAAAGAATTTACATTGTCTAGTGGTGATGTCTTCTTTGAAGAAGACTTTACCTTTGAGTTAATTAATTTTGTCAGGTCTCTGCTGGAATTTTGGTCAAGTAGGAGTAATTTTTTAATTCTGTTTAAGAACCTTGGTTACCACTTATTTTGTCTCAATTTGCATTTGAAGGTTCTCAAGATGGACATACCATGGGAAACTTATATGTCTACAAAGCTCATTACAGGAACACATCTTCAGCTACTAAGGCGCTATGATAAAAAATCTGAAAGCCAAAGAGCTGCTTTGCTTGATGATGTAAGCACTggtttattttccttttcttttcttattcaaattTATTAGTGCCATCTTCATCTAATTGATACCGAAGTAttatgttttgattccatttataactttcGTTATGCTCTAGGTGAATGCTTTTTGAAGTGGTTTTGAAATTTGTCCAccctttgtcttttttttttttcctaacttCAGATGCTGACTATCTATATAAATGTAGCTTCTGTGGTGACACATAATATAACTTTTGAGTTGATTTtgctaatatatttttcttatacATAGTTATAGTTATTTTAGCCTAGATATTGTGTCTATGTTGTATCTTACTTGTAAAAGTAAAGGGAATGAACCCAATATACGAGGCGCCCGCCAATATGGGGCTTGAGAAGGCgttctttatatttttttcatcctATAAGAGTTAAATCATATTAGAATCCTAAGTTTATGGTTATTGCAAGAAACAAAAtgtaatttgttttgatataagTTTATTGCCTAGCTGCTTGGACTATGGCATCAAGCTATTTCCTTCTGTGTAGCAGTGTACTGTTACCTATATTGGCAACTATAATCTGACTTACATATTGATGATTGCAAATTTAAAGACTATTATTGGAAGATTTAGAACCTTTTCTTATATACACTATTTTAGAGAATCTAATCAAGCAGCAAATTAGGCTGCTAGACAGGGTATGATAGATAACATATCCTCTTTTTAGAAGGAGATATCACTTCTCCTCTAGCTGAGAATTTTTTTTGGTCTGGACCATACCACTTAGCATGCCGGCATACCATGATCAGTTGAACCTCTACCGCCTAGTGTACCAGCATTCCATGTGTCAGTATCTCGTATTGGtcctaaaattttaaatcatggtTCCACCCACATTGGCATGTGTGATTTCTGGACAGACAGGGCCAAAACTTTACCTCCTTTATCTTTGTAGAATATAATAGTATATATAGTCTggcattatatttaattttt
Coding sequences:
- the LOC103997478 gene encoding uncharacterized protein LOC103997478 isoform X1; amino-acid sequence: MGKNQAYKAMQRARLGSSSAGPEEIEDGMTDGSFHSPEWHAARLASLKTSHTITWEEFKRKQKEDELRRDELEADKDRMMREYRAQLDAERARKLSLGKNHSASKSHKKKDRKDKDSKKRSSRKRKQKISSESSSSSSSSESSSGDDDYEDDERESRKSRSKRSKKKRKHKSRVKHSSSDSDSNKNGGPVPLSKFFGSVKR
- the LOC103997478 gene encoding uncharacterized protein LOC103997478 isoform X2, with the translated sequence MGKNQAYKAMQRARLGSSSAGPEEIEDGMTDGSFHSPEWHAARLASLKTSHTITWEEFKRKQKEDELRRDELEADKDRMMREYRAQLDAERARKLSLGKNHSASKSHKKKDRKDKDSKKRSSRKRKKISSESSSSSSSSESSSGDDDYEDDERESRKSRSKRSKKKRKHKSRVKHSSSDSDSNKNGGPVPLSKFFGSVKR